Proteins from a single region of Theileria parva strain Muguga chromosome 1, complete sequence, whole genome shotgun sequence:
- the Kin gene encoding Domain of Kin17 curved DNA-binding family protein gives MPRAEVGTHKWLANKMKSKGLQKLKWYCQMCEKQCRDENGFKCHRLSEGHQRMMQVFCQNSGRFMDGFSRTFENEFMKLMRTRYCKTKILANSVYQELISDKQHVHMNATIWVTLSEFVLYLGRSGKCKVEHTPKGWYIEYIDQEKLKREEDERAKMKREITLEQMHQRLIQKLVEEAKESGAFEHEEEYTPLMKDPDQKIVINTNLTTTNSEESNKGLNVFKQFYRKNKSTIGKQEPETPKTEGSKRKSALESIMESNKKLKSHHDKGLTDKNGTAQETWLCNDILVKIILKTHEMYKQKFKVIKVSNNTATLDTGNGTLQIQDKYLETVLPSVNGRVKLLNGRNRGLIGTLVSTDPDNLKAKVSVQGNLMEVTYDDISQYVK, from the exons aTGCCTAGAGCTGAGGTTGGAACCCACAAATGGCTTGCAAACAAGATGAAGTCCAAGGGACTTCAAAAACTGAAGTGGTATTGCCAAATGTGCGAAAAGCAATGCAGAGATGAGAACGGATTCAAG tgcCATCGCCTTTCCGAAGGCCATCAAAGGATGATGCAGGTTTTTTGCCAAAATTCAGGCCGTTTTATGGATGGATTCTCTCGTACTTTTGAAAATGAATTCATGAAACTGATGAGAacaag ATACTGTAAGACAAAGATACTGGCAAACAGTGTATATCAAGAGCTAATTAGCGATAAACAGCATGTTCATATGAATGCTACTATTTGGGTAACTCTATCTGAGTTTGTTCTCTACCTTGGCAGGAGTGGCAAGTGTAAGGTTGAGCACACACCCAAGGGTTGGTACATAGAGTACATTGACCAGGAGAAACTTAAAAGAGAAGAAGACGAACGTGCTAAAATGAAGCGAGAGATAACTCTTGAACAAATGCACCAGAGACTTATCCAAAAGCTGGTTGAAGAGGCTAAGGAAAGTGGTGCCTTTGAGCACGAGGAAGAGTACACGCCTTTAATGAAAGACCCTGATCAAAAGATTGTAATTAACACAAACCTCACCACCACAAACAGTGAAGAATCCAACAAAGGACTCAATGTTTTCAAGCAATTTTATCGCAAaa ATAAATCTACTATCGGGAAACAAGAGCCTGAAACTCCTAAAACTGAAGGTTCTAAAAGAAAATCAGCATTAGAATCAATAATGGAGTCTaataaaaagttaaaatctCACCATGATAAAGGGCTAACTGATAAGAATGGAACTGCCCAAGAAACTTGGTTATGTAATGACATATTAgtcaaaattattttaaaaactcaTGAAATGTACAAGCAAAAGTTCAAAGTGATCAAAGTTTCAAA taATACGGCAACCTTGGATACTGGGAATGGAACTCTTCAAATCCAAGACAAATACTTGGAAACGGTGTTACCG agcGTGAATGGGAGAGTAAAACTGTTGAATGGAAGGAATCGAGGCCTTATTGGGACTCTGGTATCAACTGACCCTGACAATTTAAAGGCAAAAGTATCAGTTCAAG GGAATTTGATGGAAGTAACTTACGACGATATTAGTcaatatgtaaaataa
- a CDS encoding SPOC domain protein gives MPPRKGRTSVKKGIFNYSEHHFIPILKVENPDELKSDDLEEMELDPLTQDMSSLKSSDLTHENLNTDSTSDNLELNNSVDVQLSANTELENTNNTMDTTVDTTHSVDNIHSVDNIHSVDNIELVDNFHLVDTANAGGTVVTVGNVDMDVDMEGYVQDLSMCDIPPPPDSDGYGLEDQMSSEEISEYISEIMESLMDLSKQLEDQDDEEEEGAIKEDEVPFERVPEEVNGGNVLLFLNLPPEFDPKRLSEVFTKYPSLVSNVSFLDKTRLKVFFTSYKGAQETKMKLDSVKLYNRRLQVIYAPDKYTLNAPKYLNIPLNLSNRHPVVNHHHNFVNQHSHTSHPNHFRGFGNNANIPPPPSAPYTGPPQERFKISFNRYKLVNTTMSQILTQIYTEANFEPGSRSLQWDDSSPFYQNQLKYDRLFEKFGITTRYVMIGRLNYSVFENSSTVHDFLSSFTNSSYTYEIVNLPSSYPSSPSVTAETTSLNSVNVDSFNGSDGEKWLYVIFDKNRDGLNFYNKVYSYVSASSSEDSSEVKHKYLVRYACPLSPQDSLWIGNVCEFCGYFRTEDEVYSFFNNLGQLKHFKLVYESNCIFLTFHSKQTSIKVYNLLNALSPRMVIRLLTANNANGSSNRSSLVDRFCSLTMDVDESMGLMKEDLVTVDFTVSKSENSFALGQKLLNAIKRRTDSQELIEKLLNTSDASNILSDNSMSNRRSHGGYPSYNSYGPRRREPRPRYDRRPYRDDYSREPYRDRDRSNREHNKYRQRYPISKEPRVDRFGRTIRPYDKSRRDEPWKYNQHQADSDSFQDKLDHEVRKRSQERGMDTNYPEPPKTAHPSERYLSEQPLMDQVEMEIDHSDTASSSSGKAERPGRRLEYCQLLKRGKFICKVGCEFIRGDKAHRLPELLDVNQRANPERLKNYLTKTPELSLWQLSADGKEDNQKYDNLCEYLISKNRVALVQQGPYEIYIVPPQEQYIQMLNTPDTQFMYAYVLSKS, from the exons atGCCTCCAAGAAAGGGAAGAACTTCTGTCAaaaaaggtatttttaattattcagAGCACCATTTTATACCAA TTTTAAAAGTCGAGAACCCGGATGAATTGAAGTCCGATGATTTGGAGGAGATGGAGCTTGATCCTTTGACTCAGGATATGAGTTCCCTAAAGTCTTCTGATCTCACCCATGAGAACCTTAACACTGACTCTACTTCTGATAACCTAGAACTCAACAACTCGGTTGACGTTCAATTATCTGCAAACACAGAGCTCGAAAATACTAATAACACTATGGATACTACTGTTGATACTACTCATTCTGTTGACAATATCCATTCAGTTGACAATATTCATTCAGTTGACAACATTGAGCTAGTTGACAATTTTCACCTAGTTGACACTGCAAATGCCGGTGGTACAGTGGTCACAGTTGGTAATGTGGATATGGATGTTGATATGGAAGGGTATGTTCAAGATTTATCCATGTGTGACATTCCCCCACCGCCAGACTCTGATGGCTACGGGCTGGAGGATCAGATGTCAAGTGAGGAAATTTCAGAGTATATTTCTGAGATAATGGAGTCTCTGATGGATTTATCGAAGCAACTTGAGGACCAGGACGATGAGGAAGAGGAGGGCGCAATAAAGGAGGACGAAGTGCCTTTTGAGCGGGTACCAGAGGAGGTAAACGGTGGAAACGTTCTCCTATTTTTGAATTTACCGCCTGAATTTGACCCGAAGAGGCTGAGTGAGGTGTTTACGAAATATCCATCACTTGTTTCAAACGTTTCATTCCTGGACAAAACAAGGCTGAAGGTTTTTTTCACGTCATATAAAGGAGCTCAGGAAACGAAGATGAAACTTGACTCtgtaaaattgtataatcGCAGACTTCAAGTCATTTACGCCCCTGACAAATACACACTAAACGCTCccaaatatttaaatattccTCTAAACCTCAGTAATCGCCATCCGGTTGTTAATCACCACCACAACTTCGTGAATCAGCATAGTCACACTAGCCATCCAAATCATTTCAGGGGATTTGGCAATAACGCTAATATTCCACCGCCACCATCCGCTCCTTACACAGGTCCTCCTCAAGAACGCTTTAAAATCTCGTTTAACAGGTATAAGCTAGTGAACACGACCATGTCCCAGATCTTGACTCAGATTTACACTGAGGCAAACTTTGAGCCGGGAAGTCGCAGTCTCCAGTGGGACGACTCCTCACCCTTCTACCAGAACCAGCTGAAATATGACAGGTTATTTGAAAAGTTCGGTATAACTACTAGGTATGTCATGATTGGAAGATTGAACTACTCAGTATTTGAAAACTCCAGTACTGTCCACGATTTCCTCTCGTCCTTCACAAACTCATCGTACACTTATGAAATTGTCAATTTGCCCTCTAGTTATCCTTCAAGTCCTTCCGTGACAGCTGAAACTACCTCACTCAACAGTGTTAATGTTGATAGTTTTAATGGTTCAGACGGTGAGAAATGGTTATATGTAATATTTGATAAGAACAGAGACGGATTGAACTTTTACAATAAGGTATATAGCTACGTTTCAGCCTCAAGTTCAGAAGATTCAAGTGAAGTGAAACATAAGTATTTGGTGAGATATGCATGTCCACTGTCTCCTCAAGATAGTTTGTGGATAGGCAACGTGTGTGAGTTTTGCGGCTATTTCAGAACTGAAGATGAGGTCTACTCGTTCTTTAACAATTTAGGCCAACTTAAGCATTTCAAACTCGTCTACGAGTCAAACTGTATATTCCTAACCTTTCATAGTAAACAAACCTCGATAAAGGTGTATAACCTCTTAAACGCACTGTCTCCAAGGATGGTTATCAGGCTTCTAACTGCAAACAACGCTAATGGAAGTTCAAATAGATCAAGCCTAGTTGACAGGTTTTGTAGCTTGACAATGGATGTTGACGAGTCAATGGGACTTATGAAGGAGGATTTGGTGACTGTTGACTTTACAGTAAGTAAGAGTGAGAACAGTTTTGCTTTGGGTCAGAAGCTCTTGAACGCCATAAAGAGGAGAACAGACTCACAGGAACTCATTGAAAAACTCCTGAACACAAGCGATGCTTCAAACATCCTGTCTGACAACTCAATGTCAAATCGTAGAAGTCATGGCGGCTATCCCAGCTATAATAGTTACGGGCCCAGGAGAAGGGAGCCACGGCCAAGATATGACAGGAGACCCTATAGAGATGACTATTCCAGAGAGCCATACCGTGACAGGGACAGAAGTAATCGCGAACACAACAAGTATAGACAGAGATATCCGATTTCAAAGGAACCAAGAGTTGACCGTTTCGGAAGAACAATTAGGCCCTACGATAAGTCGAGACGTGATGAACCTTGGAAATATAATCAACACCAAGCTGATTCTGATAGTTTCCAGGACAAGTTGGATCATGAAGTTAGAAAAAGAAGCCAAGAAAGAGGAATGGATACCAATTACCCAGAACCGCCTAAAACCGCCCACCCTAGTGAACGATATTTATCAGAACAACCGCTCATGGATCAGGTTGAGATGGAGATTGATCACTCAGATACTGCTTCAAGCTCTTCTGGTAAGGCTGAGAGACCTGGTAGAAGATTAGAATACTGCCAACTACTCAAAAGAGGCAAGTTCATTTGCAAAGTTGGTTGTGAATTTATTCGCGGTGACAAGGCTCACAGGTTACCTGAGCTTCTCGACGTTAATCAGAGGGCTAACCCTGAGCGTTTGAAGAATTACTTGACTAAAACACCCGAACTCTCACTTTGGCAGTTATCTGCTGATGGTAAGGAAGATAATCAGAAGTATGACAATCTTTGCGAATACCTGATTTCCAAAAACAGGGTCGCACTTGTTCAGCAAGGCCCCTATGAAATCTACATCGTACCTCCCCAAGAACAATACATTCAAATGCTAAACACTCCAGATACGCAATTCATGTACGCTTATGTCCTCTCTAAGTCCTAA
- a CDS encoding Ribosomal protein L22p/L17e family protein: MNIFSYFSNFVCTTGKNLSFPRLFFSGLSNKTCGIKNPYYRKKGLWEWRKKLIYKLNKNRYRRKFITPKNYDNEELPIKSRDSGNVWEFKVQDLPISLKRLKLYSKLLTNLHLQDALDWLNGFPNIKTNRILNSLSESQKKIYEEFGGDPSRLYIDNIIINYGRPIKQLKHHALGNFGIMCTWRNTLVYKIREMPMNEYYQKIFILGKVPKSMSSELRNAVYDKRVDSKTVTKWFPYLTSHSRFLFRKDLRYFNKIGQFNYYRHRRDWINEYNENLQGRIDLLKSMRIPKSATNV, from the exons atgaatattttttcatatttttcaaatttcGTTTGTACAACAGGGAAGAATCTCAGCTTCCCTcgtttatttttttctg GTTTATCCAACAAGACCTGCGGAATAAAAAACCCTTATTATAGAAAAAAAGGACTCTGGGA GTGGCGAAAgaagttaatttacaagTTAAATAAGAACCGTTACCGTCGGAAGTTTATTACTCCCAAGAACTACGACAACGAAGAGCTTCCA ATAAAGTCAAGGGATTCAGGCAATGTGTGGGAGTTTAAGGTCCAGGACTTACCAATAAGTCTTAAAAGACTAAAGTTATACTCTAAACTG CTTACAAACTTGCACCTTCAAGATGCTCTTGACTGGCTAAACGGTTTCCCCAACATTAAAACCAATCGCATTCTCAACTCA CTGAGTGAGTCTCAAAAGAAGATATATGAAGAATTCGGAGGCGATCCCAGCAGATTATACATCGAcaacataattattaattacgGACGTCCCATTAAACAACTTAAACACCATGCTCTGG GGAATTTTGGGATAATGTGTACTTGGAGAAATACCTTGGTGTACAAGATACGTGAAATGCCCATGAACGAATACTATCAGAAGATTTTTATACTTGGAAAG GTACCCAAAAGCATGAGTTCTGAGCTAAGGAATGCAGTTTATGATAAAAGAGTTGACTCTAAAACTGTTACCAAGTGGTTCCCATATCTCACTTCCCATTCAAGATTTCTTTTCAGAAAG GACCTGAGATACTTTAACAAGATCGGTCAGTTTAACTACTACAGACACAGGAG GGACTGGATAAACGAATATAACGAGAATCTTCAGGG gCGAATTGACCTACTGAAGTCTATGAGAATACCTAAATCAGCGACCAATGTataa